The Actinomycetota bacterium genome segment CTGCTTCGTAGTCGAGAGCAACCTCTCAACTCCACAAGCATAAAATTTCTTGAGTTTAAAAATTCAATAGTAGTTTTAAATTACATTTATCTATTCTAACTTAATTAATTTTAGTATACAATGTGTCTAATGATAGGGGTTTAGTTCCCAATTTATCCAACGATTAAAGCTGTTGGGTTTCTTACTTATTTTATTCTGAAATTAAATTCAAACAATTAGAAGTCAAACCACTAGATAATATATAATAGAATAATAACAATTATTATGAATCATAAATAATATTAATAATTAAAAAGGAGGAGTTTAAAAAATGACAAACGCAGAAGAAAGAGGTTATAGTTCAGGATTAGCGGTTGGATTAGGATTATCCTTAGGTTTACTTATTGGATTAGCCATAGGTTTGCTATATGCCCCAAAACCTGGGAAGGAAATGCGAGAGGAACTCAAGACAAAAGGCTCAGAATATTTTGAAAAAAGTAAAGAAGGTTGGGAAGTTGCTTTGGAGAAAGCAAAAGAGGGAATAGAAATTGGAAAAGCTAAAATTGAAGAATTAGCAGGGAAAATAAAGGAATCAACAGCTAAAATTGAAGAACAAGTAGAAGAGTAGAATCACAAAGTGAACCACTCTACAAAAGTTTTTATATTTCTACTACTTATTGGGTATTGCTATTTTTTACCAACAACTATCAAAAACATAATAGAAAAAATATAGAAATATTATATTTTACTACTCCTCAACTGAAATATCTTCAACCTCTACTCTTTCTTCAACTTTTATCTCTGGTCTTTCCCTTCTTATTTTAGGTCCTGAAACAGGGATAAAATTCACATTTGTATCATACAGCTTTACTCCCAATCTATTTGCTGAACTCTTTACAACTTCAACTATTTCCCTCGTTTTTTCAGTTAAATCCAAACCTTGTTCAACTCCCAAATCAAGATTTGTTATTATTCCAGATCTTTTTGGTAATATACCAACTCTTACAGACTGAATATTTGAAACATTCATAACATCATTATGAATCTGCTTTCCTATTGAACTCAACGACATTGTGGCTTTTCCCTCTTTTACATTAACCATCTTCACTGCTTTAGGTTTTTTCCTAATAAACTCTAAAATTAGTAAAGCAAAACATACAAAAAAGAAAATTAACCAGAAAAATAATAGAACCCATCGATTCATTGAATTGTAATAATCTGCAAATCTATTTAACATATCTCCAATATCAATTAACGGTAAGAATGTATTAAGCATTGCAACTAAGCTTAAAATTAACAAGAAAAGAATTAGAATAACAATCAAAAACCTGTTAAGAATATTCATATTGCCTCCTTCTTTGCTTAAATATAAAAGACTATGTAAAATTAATAAATCAAAATTTATAATTCTATTTTTATTTTTTAATATTTTAGCTGTTATTATATAGTAAGATTTTTAAAAATGAAAGCTATCATAAATTGAATATATATATTATTATATATTCAATTAAATTAACAAATAATTATAACTTAATTCCCTATATAAACCATTAGTTATCAAGGTATTTATTTTGAGAACAAAATTTATTATAAACCCAGATTCAAGTAGGGGAAAAGTAAAAAAGAAAATTGAGCAGATTAAAAAGTATATTAAAGAATTAAATATTGATTCATCAATAGATTTCACACAGAAATCTAAACATGCAAAAGAATTAGCCAGAAAAGCAGCTGATGAAAACTTTGAAATAGTTGTTGCTGTAGGAGGAGATGGGACTGTTCATGAAGTAATAAATGGTATTTATGGAACTAATAGTTCATTAGGCATTATTCCTATTGGAGCAGGAAATGATTTATCAACCTGTTTAGGAATTCCTCAAAAAGATATAAAAAAGGCAATTGAAATAATTAATATTGGAAAAACAAAAAAAATAGACCTTGGTAAAATAAATGGTGAGTATTTTGCAGGAGTTGCAGGAACTGGATTTGATACCATGGTTGTGGATTTTGCATTTAAACACAGAAATTTATTAAAATTATTAGGTTCACTTTTTTATATTTATGGTGTTTACAATGTTCTCATTAGATTTAAACCTATACTTTTTAAATTAATTACAAAAGACAACACTATAGAGAAAAAAGCTATGACAATAGCAGTAGGCAACTCATGGATGTATGGTGGTGGAATGAAGGTTGTTCCGGATGCAAAACTTGATGATGGTTTATTTGATGTATGCATTGTTGAGGAAATATCTAAATTGGAATTCTTAAAAGTATTTCCAAGAATATTTTCAGGAACTCATGTAACTCACCCTGCAGTAAAAATATTTAGAACTGACTTTTTAAGAATTGAATCTAACAAGAAAATAAGTGTGCAAGCTGATGGAGAAATTATAAAAAGTCTTCCAGTAAATTTTGAAATAATACCAAAAGCTCTTAATGCAATTGTTCCTTAATACATTCAACTATTTAAACTTTATATTCTTCCTTTCATTCTTATACATATCATATTAAGAACTAGCCTCTATAATTTGTTCGTTCTGATATGTCTCATGTCAAGACCTGACCTCTTAATGACCCACTTAACATAATGAATATAATATTTCAATAATATATCCCTCCTAATTAATTCACAATTGAAACTTCATAATATATGAAACTTCATAAAATTAATTTCGTCTAAATTCTAATATTAAAAATTTTTCATTAAATAATGTAGGGCAACCTTTTAGGGTTGCATTATTAAGCAAAGCTAAAGCTTTACTCTACTAATATTTTGTATAAAATCTAATTATTAAAATTATAATAATATCTTATTTAAAAATAGACATTCTATAATACATCAAACTAATAAATATTAAATTGTCAAGGAGATTAAAATGAGAGTAGGAATATTAACCGACAGCACAAATGATATACCAAGAGAAATCTGTGAGAAATATGATATTGAAGTAATCCCTCTAAAAGTTATGTTTGATAAAGAAACATATAGAGATAATGTGGATATTATACCTAAAGAA includes the following:
- a CDS encoding YtxH domain-containing protein → MTNAEERGYSSGLAVGLGLSLGLLIGLAIGLLYAPKPGKEMREELKTKGSEYFEKSKEGWEVALEKAKEGIEIGKAKIEELAGKIKESTAKIEEQVEE
- a CDS encoding diacylglycerol kinase family lipid kinase, translated to MRTKFIINPDSSRGKVKKKIEQIKKYIKELNIDSSIDFTQKSKHAKELARKAADENFEIVVAVGGDGTVHEVINGIYGTNSSLGIIPIGAGNDLSTCLGIPQKDIKKAIEIINIGKTKKIDLGKINGEYFAGVAGTGFDTMVVDFAFKHRNLLKLLGSLFYIYGVYNVLIRFKPILFKLITKDNTIEKKAMTIAVGNSWMYGGGMKVVPDAKLDDGLFDVCIVEEISKLEFLKVFPRIFSGTHVTHPAVKIFRTDFLRIESNKKISVQADGEIIKSLPVNFEIIPKALNAIVP